GGTGGCCTTCTCCACGTCGGTGTCGTAGCCGAGCGGGATGTCCACGACGGCCACGGCGTAGCCCTGGCTGAAGTTTCCGACACGCTGGACCTCGCCGTTGCGCACGTACCAGACCGTGCCGTTGAGGTCGCGCACCGTGGTGATGCGCAGGCCCACGGACTCCACCGTGCCGACGGCCTCGCCGACGTCCACGACGTCGCCGACCCCGTACTGGTCCTCCAGCATCATGAAGATGCCCGACAGGAAGTCCCGCACGAGGTTCTGGGCGCCGAAACCGATGGCCACACCGACGATCCCCGCGGAGGCCAGGATGGGGGCGAGGTTGATGCCCAGCTCGCCGAGGATGAGGATGAACGCCAGGCCGAACACCACGAAGCTCGTGATCGACTTCAGCACCGAGCCGATGGTCTGAGCCCGCTGTCGCCGTCGTTCCAACGCGACGGGCCCCAGGACCTCGGGGGCCACCCGTTCCTTGAGGGGGCGAAGCAGGGCGGGGACTCTGCTGCCGTTGGAATCGGGGTCGTCGGCGGGGGGACGGGTGAGCCGATCGATCAGCTTGCGGATGAGGAAGCGGATCAGGAACGCGCCGAGCAGGATGAGCAGAATGCGAAGTGGTCGTGCCACGAGCCAGTCGGCCGAGGCGGCGAGCCATTCGTTACCGGTGAGGCGATAGACCTGCTCACACCAGGTACCTACCTCGTTGATGCAGGTGGGTGGCTCGTCGAGTAACTCTTCCACTGAGGTGCGCTCCCTCCCTCGGGTGGCCCGGCCCACGTCGGGTTCGACATGGGGGCCGATCGGGGCATGTTGACCGGAGTCGGTCCGTCAGCAACCGTACCCAGATGGGGCAGGTAGCAGAACGCACGTGCGTTCGGGGGGCGATGTGTGGTCGACTTAGGGCTGCACCGGTGGAGGTGGTCGCGTGGAAGACCGACAACCTAGGCCTCACGGCGCCGGGACCCGGCAGCCCGCCGGGTCGGCGCCCGAGACGTTCACGCCCTGCGTGCCGGCGACCGGCATGGTCGGACCGTCACCCACGGCCCCGCCAGTGAGGGTGGGGCGGGTCACTCGGTCCCATCATCGCCGATCACGGGACCCCGGAGGGTCCGTCGGCCCGAGTCCGACGTCGCCCGGAACGGGGAAGCGGCGTGTCCTGTTGCTCAACGCCACATTCGAGCCGCTCACCGCGCTACCGCTGCGACGAGCCATCGTGCTGCTCGTTTGCGGCAAGGCGGAGGTCGTCCATGAGGACCCGGCCGGGAGTACGCTGCGCTCGGCCACGATGACGGTGGAAGTACCGTCGGTGATCAGGCTCAGCAGATACGTGCACGTACCTTACAGGGCACAGGTTCCGCTGACGCGGGCGGGCTTGATGCATCGGGACCGGTTCCGGTGCGCCTACTGCGGTGGCAGGGCGGAGACCATCGACCACGTGGTGCCCCGAAGTCGAGGCGGGGCGCACTCGTGGGAGAACTGCGTCGCCTGCTGCGCGAAGTGCAACCACCGGAAGGCCGACAAGCTCCTGTCGGAGTTGGGGTGGCGTCTGCGGACTGTGCCGACCCAGCCGCGTGGGCCCCATTGGCGGCTGTTGGCGCACGCCAAGGAGGCCGACCCGTTGTGGCAGCGCTATCTGGGTGTTCCCGCGGCTTGACGGGACACCGTCGGACCTTCAGCGGGTGACGCGCGTGCCCATCGTCACCCGAGTGCCTCGGGTCACGCGGGTACCCCTCGTCACGCGGGTGCCCGCCGTGACACGGGTGCCGTGGGTCACGCGAGTACCGCGGGTGACCCGAGTTCCCATCGTCACCCGAGTGCCGGCCGTGACCCGCGTACCGCGCGTGACCCTGGTACCGCGCGTGACCCTGGTGCCGCGCGTGACTCGCATGCCGCGGGTGACCCTGGTGCCGCAGGTGACACGGGTGCCACGGGCAGTGACGTCGACGACAACCGGGGAGACGCTCGAAGTGGTGAACATGGCAGGTCCTCCTGTGACCGTGGTGACCTGATAAGGACTCGGGGACGATGGCGCAAGGCCCGTACAGGTGAAAAACGTACGAGCCTTTGTCGGGGTGAACAAGATGTTCTCGGAGGGTGCCCCCGGCCGTACGTGAAAGTGCAACCTTTCGCGAACTCTCCTTCCCCTCATCGCGGGACTGCCCACGTGGCAAGCGGGCGAGGAGGGGGCCGTGTGGATTTATCCGGGTGAGGTTTCACCGTGGCAGGTGAGTAGCGGACGAGGCAGTCGGCTACTCTGCGGCCGTGAGCATCCTCGAGACGATCCTGGTCTTCGTGGCGATACCACTGGCCGTCTTCGTTTTCTTCGCGCTGGTGACGCTACGGTCGAAGTTCGCGAGCAGGCCTCGCTACCGCCCCGGACAGGCGTGGGACTATCCGCCCGTGTGGTGGTCCGCCAACCCGGAGGGCGTGGGCCGGCGACACGCCGGTGACGCCGAGCACGGTGACACCGCTCCGTCCAAGGTTCGAGGAGGTGCCAGTGGCAACTGGTGAGCTGACCAAGGAGAGCCCGTCCACGGGCCTTGAGGGCACCGAACTCCAGCCCGGTGCCGCCGTGACGGCGAGTGGTCGTGTCTCGGTCGCGCAGATGTACGAGCCCGCTGCTCCGTCCGGACCATTCAGCACTGCGCAACTCGCCCGCCTCGACGAAGCGCTGACTCTGGCCAGCCGGGAGACCGGTCTCGACTTCAGCATCTACCTCGGCGAGCTCGGCGACGAGCCGCGAGCGGGCGCGGAGGCCCTCCACGACACACTCGGCGAACGCGGTGACGACGCGGTCCTGGTGGCCGTCTCACCCGGTGAGCGTGTCGTCGAGGTGATCACCGGTGCTCACGCCAAGCAGCGGCTGTCCGACCGGGGCGCCAAGCTCGCGGTGATGAGCATGGTCGCGTCGTTCAAGGAAGGTGACCTCATCGGAGGTCTCGTCAGTGGTCTGCGCATGATGGCCGACCAGGCGGGTTCCGCGCCGCGGAACTGAGCCGTTCCCGACAGCCCGAAGGCCGCCGCCCCATGGGGACGGCGGCCTTCGCCGTGTTCGGTCAGCTCTCGTCGAACCGGCGGGCGGCCAGCGCCCGCTCGACACCGGCGCGGCCCTCGCTCACCAGCCGTCGGAGAGCGGCGGCGTGGGCACCGGCGAGCCAGGCATCGGCCTTTGCGAGGCCGTCCTCCGACACCTCCCACGACGGGTACAGCCCGAGGACGGTCGGCTGGGCGCGCTCGCTCGACCTCCGGCTCCACACCTCGTCGAGCATGTCGAAGTACCGCTGCGTGTAGTCGCCCAGCAGGTGCTTCTGCGCGGGGTGGGAAAAGCCCGCGATGATGGCCTCGTTCACGGCGTTCGGCGACTCGTCGTCGTAGACCGCGCGTTCCCAGGCGGTGGCCTTGGACTCCGGCGTCGGGCGCAGAGCCCGGGCTCGTTCGGCGTGGCGGCGGCCGGTGGCGGTGTCGTCGCGCCGCAGCTCGGCGTCGATCTCGGCGTCACCGGCTTTGCCGTGGGCGACGAGGGCGTGCAGCAGCCGCCACCGCAAATCGGTGTCCACGGTCAGGCCTTCCAGCGGAGCCGACCCGTCCAGCCACCCCGCCAGCACATCGAGGGTGGCGTCGTCGAGCACCGAACTCGCCAGCGCGTTTACGAAAGCGAGCTGGTGGTCCGAGCCGGGTTCGGCGTTGCGAGCCAGGTCGAGCAGCGTGGCGGTGAAGCCGGGCCAGCCGTGCTCGGCCGCCCACGAGGGCTGGGCGTAGGAGTTCAGCGCCGTCTGGGCCTGCAGCAGCAGCCGCTGCACCACACCGACCTCGGTCTCGGCGTGAACGCCCCGCTGCACCAGCGTGACGAAGTCCCGCGCCTTGAACTCCGCGTCGCGGGTCATTTCCCAGGCGGCGGACCAGCACAGGGTGCGGGGGAGGGGGTCGGTGATGTCGGCGATGCGGGTGGTCAGGGTGGTCAGGGAGTGCGGGTCCAGGCGTAGGGCGCAGTAGGTGAGGTCGTCGTCGTTGACCAGGACCAGGTCCCCGGCGTCGGTGCCGACCAGGTCGGGGACGTCGGTGGTGGCGCCGGTGATGTCGAGTTCGACGCGGTGGGTGCGCACGAGTTTGCCGTGGCCGTTGTCGTTGTAGACCCCCACCGCGACCCGGTGGGTGCGCAGCTCACCCGCGCCGGGTTTGGCTCCGCCCTGGTCGATGGCAAAGGAGCGATACCGGCCGTTTTCGTCGAGTTCGAAGCGGGGGCGCAGGGTGTTCAACCCGGTGGTTTCCAGCCATTGCGCGCTCCACCCCGACAGATCGCGTCCGGAGGCCTGCTCCAGAGCGGCCAGCAGGTCGGCCAGGGTGGCGTTGCCCCAGGCGTGTTTGGTGAAGTAGACCCGCAGCCCGGCCAGGAAGTTGTCCAGGCCAACGTAGGCGACCAGTTGCTTGAGCACGCTGGCGCCTTTGGCGTAGGTGATGCCGTCGAAGTTGACCTCCACCGCGTGCAGATCCACGATGTCGGCGGCGATGGGGTGGGTGGAGGGCAGCTGGTCCTGCCGGTAGGCCCAGGACTTTTCGATGTTGGCGAAGCTGGTCCAGGCCCCGGTGTATTCGGTGGCCTCGGCCTGGGCCAGCACACTGGCGAAGGTGGCGAAGGACTCGTTGAGCCACAGATCGTCCCACCAG
The window above is part of the Saccharomonospora glauca K62 genome. Proteins encoded here:
- a CDS encoding mechanosensitive ion channel family protein → MEELLDEPPTCINEVGTWCEQVYRLTGNEWLAASADWLVARPLRILLILLGAFLIRFLIRKLIDRLTRPPADDPDSNGSRVPALLRPLKERVAPEVLGPVALERRRQRAQTIGSVLKSITSFVVFGLAFILILGELGINLAPILASAGIVGVAIGFGAQNLVRDFLSGIFMMLEDQYGVGDVVDVGEAVGTVESVGLRITTVRDLNGTVWYVRNGEVQRVGNFSQGYAVAVVDIPLGYDTDVEKATAVLEQVAEKAAELEAIRPDVLEKPQVLGVENITPEAVQFRLTTKVRPGRQWAVQRALRGEIMRALEREGFDPPLGRFFGPADR
- a CDS encoding HNH endonuclease, which produces MEDRQPRPHGAGTRQPAGSAPETFTPCVPATGMVGPSPTAPPVRVGRVTRSHHRRSRDPGGSVGPSPTSPGTGKRRVLLLNATFEPLTALPLRRAIVLLVCGKAEVVHEDPAGSTLRSATMTVEVPSVIRLSRYVHVPYRAQVPLTRAGLMHRDRFRCAYCGGRAETIDHVVPRSRGGAHSWENCVACCAKCNHRKADKLLSELGWRLRTVPTQPRGPHWRLLAHAKEADPLWQRYLGVPAA
- the ctaJ gene encoding aa3-type cytochrome oxidase subunit CtaJ gives rise to the protein MSILETILVFVAIPLAVFVFFALVTLRSKFASRPRYRPGQAWDYPPVWWSANPEGVGRRHAGDAEHGDTAPSKVRGGASGNW
- a CDS encoding DUF5130 family protein — its product is MATGELTKESPSTGLEGTELQPGAAVTASGRVSVAQMYEPAAPSGPFSTAQLARLDEALTLASRETGLDFSIYLGELGDEPRAGAEALHDTLGERGDDAVLVAVSPGERVVEVITGAHAKQRLSDRGAKLAVMSMVASFKEGDLIGGLVSGLRMMADQAGSAPRN
- the pepN gene encoding aminopeptidase N produces the protein MPAPNLTREQARQRADLLEVSSYDIELDLTDGRGGPGEGTFSSRTTIRFAARRPGESSWVDVVAAGVRKATLNGRPLDVSDYVEDKGIALPDLAAENEVVVHADCRYMNTGEGLHRFVDPVDGGVYLYSQFETADAKRMFACFDQPDLKATYRLVVTAPRDWTVVSNAPVASREDTPQGAVRTTFATSQRMSTYLVALIAGPYAEWRDTYVDEHGTIPLGIYCRASLAEFMDADRLFTETKQGFAFYHDKFGVPYPFTKYDQLFVPEFNAGAMENAGAVTFLEDYVFRSRVTRYSYERRAETLLHEMAHMWFGDLVTMRWWDDLWLNESFATFASVLAQAEATEYTGAWTSFANIEKSWAYRQDQLPSTHPIAADIVDLHAVEVNFDGITYAKGASVLKQLVAYVGLDNFLAGLRVYFTKHAWGNATLADLLAALEQASGRDLSGWSAQWLETTGLNTLRPRFELDENGRYRSFAIDQGGAKPGAGELRTHRVAVGVYNDNGHGKLVRTHRVELDITGATTDVPDLVGTDAGDLVLVNDDDLTYCALRLDPHSLTTLTTRIADITDPLPRTLCWSAAWEMTRDAEFKARDFVTLVQRGVHAETEVGVVQRLLLQAQTALNSYAQPSWAAEHGWPGFTATLLDLARNAEPGSDHQLAFVNALASSVLDDATLDVLAGWLDGSAPLEGLTVDTDLRWRLLHALVAHGKAGDAEIDAELRRDDTATGRRHAERARALRPTPESKATAWERAVYDDESPNAVNEAIIAGFSHPAQKHLLGDYTQRYFDMLDEVWSRRSSERAQPTVLGLYPSWEVSEDGLAKADAWLAGAHAAALRRLVSEGRAGVERALAARRFDES